cgctcacagtagtatcatcatatctaaggctactttcacactggcgtttctgggtccgctcgtgaaatccgtttcagggctctcacaagcgccccaatgctttctgaatggataaggatccgttcagaaaccatcagtttgcctccgttcagcctccattccgctctggaggcggacaccaaaacactgcctgcagcgttttgatgtccgtctgacgaaactgagccaaacggatgcgtcctgacttacaatgcaagtcaatagggacggatcagttttcactgacacaattcgGTGCAATTGAAaaccatacaattttttttttttgttcatggtaatgcaaacggatccgttctgaatggatacaagcgtttgcattataggtgcagatccgtctgtgcagataccagacggatccgcacctaacgcaggtgtgaaagtagcctaacttgtaggtattgttaaactattcaaatatcatctgaaatccagcgctttacttactactaacttcgaaGCAGCCAGGAGCGTGACTCATTACGTCACGCACctgcgctgcctgcttcattTTTAAATTGGGCAGAGCAggtgcgtgacatagtgagttacgctgccgcccgcccggcctcctgactgctacGAAGTTAGTAGAAAGTAAAGCGCTGGATTTCAGAGGATATTTGAATAGTTTAACAATACCTACAagttaccgtatttatcggcgtataacacgcactttttccccctgaaaatagggggcaaatgatgtatgcgtgttatacgccgattagggctgaaacgtgtcctccggaggccagagaggcaggactgagccggccggcacagcggagggaggaggaaggagtccctccctccccactgtgcgcggctgccgctgaagaccaacgaggacagagtaggaggaggaggggagggactgtggccactgcgccaccaatgaatgtgccggccatatcccacagggcccccctcctccccccatcattggtggcagtttgcagttcctatcggagccccagcagtgtaatgctggggctccgatcgcttaccatggcagccaggagtcacgctactgaagtcctggctgccatggtatgttagtgagcagagagcagcgcattatactcacgtgcgctgtggccgccggtcgctccttcttctgtctgtgcggcggattgctaatgcttatagcattagcaatgcgccgcacagacctatgagaaggagcgaccggcggccacagcgcacgtgagtacaatgcgctgctctctgctcactaacataccatggcagccaggacttcagtagcgtgactcctggctgccatggtaagcgatcggagccccagcattacactgctggggctccgataggaactgacactgccaccaatgatgggggggggggggggggggggggagggggaccctgtggccactgccaccaatgattaatactgggaaggggggggggggggaggggtttgcgttaccagagggggcagatcagaggctttatttgaaatttaattttttttcctgaaatttccctctaaaatgaaggtgcgtgttatacgccgataaatacggtaagtaTGATGATACtactgtgagcggggcccggtgtagtataatacagtgaccgcaccgggccccgctgccattacagaaccagatgccgccccataagacgcactgctattcccttcccccacacacactttgtgcatcttatagggcaaaaaatacggtaagtcgCTCCCAGGATTGAAACttgggatctctacatgcaaagCAATACACTTCTAGCCATAGCATTACCCCATAGAGATGcatgtttttttctatgcttataagctaacacatattactggcgTCTATAATCGTATATTGTGCTTGTAAGCAGTAATATgtttattagctttctaagcaggTCTCAGTGTGGTTAAGCTATAGTACGTAGTGTATAGGATATGTAGATAGGACACAGTTCTTCCCTCAGCCTGTCTAGCCATGTCAATCAAAGCAGTACTCAAAGGATTCCGCCACACCTCCTGGTGTTCAaacttcatttgcatataaacTAAAAACGCAGATATCTCTGCATACAAACAAAAGAaaggcatttttttaaatcagcaagatgagccctaccagccagGATGTCTGGTTCAATagagttgatcctggtgacagagctgcTTTCAAGTGCTCTGACCCTCCTATGGAATAATTTTTAAAGCAATTTCGCTAAAAGAATTTTTTTCTCCCCTCTATGTGGGAGTACCAAGTAGCCACAATAGGCAAATACAAATGTTCAGTGGCAAATTTaatggaagaaataaaaaaaggatcACTACTCAATACGTTAAGCTATTATTTCTAACAAAACACTGTAAATTGTGCAAAGCATACTGCCTTTGAATGAAACTGAACAGTTAGTTTGCAGGCAAGCAATTGTAGAGCAACACCAGAGAAATTATACTTACCAAGCTCCTGCTGTATTGTGTGTCTGCAAAAATGACACAGCAAGTCTGGATAAATGTCAGGAAGCTGTTTAAGGGCAAGTAGTTTTAACATGCGGGAAGGGCAGTCTTTCAGCTTGGTCTCTCTGAGGAGTTTTTCTTCAGATAAAGTAGTGGGCCGCAGTTCTACTTTGTGCTTCTGCAAAACTCTATCAACAGCAGGACCCGGCAACTCTGGAAACAAGACTTCCTTAACTAGATGGATAGGAATAAAGATTGCACCTGCTCGTATGACATGAGGAAAAGGGCATTTCCGAGTAAACATGAAAGTTTCCAACTGGGATAGCAGCTTATGAAGACGTAAACGAACCCCATCAAAAGCAAGCCATATGTCTTCTCCGGGCAAATCTGAGGATGGATCATTTGATCTAAAATTATTCTTATTCTTCCCTGGCATCTTGCTCATCTCTTCCTCCTTGGTTTTTGATAGCCAGTCCTCAAGCAAGCTGAAATGAGATCTAGCAACAGAACTAGTGATAGCTCTGTGCACAGAGCGGTGAAGTTCAGAGAACTGGTGACCAGAACTACTTCGAGAAGGTTCATTTACACTTGCCAAAGACACATTAGCTTCCCCTAGAGCTGGAGAGGATTCAGGAGCACTAGGAGGCAGAGACTGCACTGTATCAGATGGAAATGGATTAGACACATTTTGGGAAACAGAGTCAGTACTGGCCCTACAGGGCTCCTCCTCAGACGAAGATAACTTCTTCATTTTGTACTTCCGAAACATGAATGATTTTGAACTGTGAAATCCGTTACTTTCATTTTCTGAACCCGAGGGTGAAGACAATGATTGGCTTGATTCAAGGGGTTTCCTTGAATTTTGCACAGGTCTCTTTATAGATggtggttgggaggtatgcagtgCTATACTATTAGTGAAGTAAATAGTAGGAGAAGCAAGCATAACAGGCACAATGGTGGTTTGAGTTTGCATAGTATTCACAAAGACTGAAAAATTTGAGTGACTGGGATGTTGTACTAAAGTATGAGCAGGTAAAGTCTGTAAGGTCTGACTTGAAAGGTCTTGTTGTCGAAAGTTTTTAGAAGAACATTTATCCTGAGGTTGGTGGGGCAGACCTTTGTTGGAATGCGATTTACCACTGCCCTGAATGTTATGGGAACTGCTCTTAAAGACTTGAGAGAGGTGATTCTTCTCAAGTTGGTGTGTTAAGCATTCAGTCATCTGAGATGGGGGATTGTTTTGATTCTGACTGGGCAATCTCTTAGTATCTTGGGGATGGCCAACTTCCTGATTTCGATTGGACGATCTTTTGTGGGCCAAAGACATGGAGTTTTCCTGTGCATTGTTCTTTTGCGTTTCTGTAGCTACAGACTGGCAATATTCCTGAACCTGCCAAGAAAAGGTCTTTGGGGACTGAGAAATATTTTTCTGCCTCTGGCAGATTAACTTTTCACTTGACAGTCTTTTCTCTTGGCCCGAGGACAGTCTGTCATAGGAGACAGGTGAGCAATTATTTTCACTTGACTCAAGCATTTTGCTAGATGCTTGAGAGGAAAAGCTTTTCTGATCAAAGGTGTACATTTGACTAGTGTCTGAAAACATTTTACTCTCTGTACCCTGTATCTGTTTTTCAGCTTTACCCAGGCAATTTTCTGCAGCAATAGTGTGCAGAGTACCCTTGTCCTGGCAAGAAGAATCAGGCTGGCCACAAGAAGAGGAACCAGTTTGAGGTAACTTTTTCAAACTTAGGTCTAGAACACCAAATtccacatctgtattttgcataGAGACTACATCTTCACCAGTTTGCACAGTCTCTTTATTTCGATTTTTTTCAACATTTTCATCATTGACTACGCTAGCAATACCAGAATTTCCTTCAAGTTTTTCTGTCCTGCCTTCAGTAAGTGGAGCCTCTAAGAAAGCTGAGGCAAAAGCTATGTTTTCCACTTCAGATTCCTGATTGGTAGCAAAAGGATGTGGTGCTTTTCCTTCCAAATAAGCACGGTACGGGGCAAGGCTAAACACATCATTAATAACTGGCATTGGTGGGGATTTTGGATTATCAAAACACACATCCTCACTGATAGATGCAGATTTCGGGTCAGCAATATCAACCATATTGCTACCTGAAAGTTCACAGTTTGGGGGCAATAATGTAGCTGCATCATATCTTGATCTCACATTGTTATGATTCATTTGATATTGGCTGTCAACTCTGGATACAGAGGGTCTAGGTACAGTTGATTCTGCATGTTTGAGATGTACATTTGATACACTGCTATGACTTTCTGTAGTGTTTTCTACTGTTTGAGTGCCTGTAACCCGACGGTCTTCAAAAGCGTGGATTGAGCTATACAGTGAAGAGGTTTCTAACGCAATTGAATGCCTACTGGCATGATGGCCAGAAATAAATTCATGACTGGAGACAATTGGGGTTGCACTAGAACTGCTACCCTGTTGATCAAAACTGGCATGTGCACTCTGTTCTTGATAGGCAGACCTTTCTTGCAAACTCCTATTTGTTGGGGATGAGTCAAACTGTGGCTTGTCTGCTCTGCTAGACATCACACATACATATCtattcatctgaccagagcacacTGGGATATCTGTAATTGTCTTGTGTGTACTTGGGTTTCCTTGGAAAGGTCTCTCACTTGGTTGTAGAGTTCTATCATGGTGAGGTGTTTGAGATCTTAGCTCTGAATTCACATAGCCGGAGTGCATACGATTCTCTCGCTGTGGATAAATTGAACTCCCCCTTAAACTTTGTGGTGATTCTCTCAAGTCTGTACTGCAAGATAATTCTGTGGATCTATGATGGATACTGTCTGTTGCATTACTGTTAAAATTCTTTGAATATGAATTGCCCAGTCGATGGTCAAGGCTACCTTGGTAGGCACTAGGTTTATTATTACTATGTTTTGGAGAGGGCGTGGTGAAGGCAGAACTTCTTTGTCGTCCTAAAGGTACATTGCTTTCAGCGTACAGAAGATGGACATTTTGTTGAGCGACAGAGTGATGGGCATCTGTGAAAATGTCTTTTTGGGGATATGCTGAAGAAACACCTACTGAACGACTTGTATCAGCTCTGTGTCTATAAACATAGTTTTGCTCCTGTAAGCCCTGAGACATGGACGATGGGCTCCCAGCTACCTCAGGGTAAGTGGTTGGGGtggagaaatgtttttttgtcCCAGAGTCATGTAATGGAGAAGATGGTTGGGCAAATCTTGCAGAAGTCCATTCCACAGCAGGTGGACATAGGGGTTGAGAAGACAGAGATTGAAAACCTCTTGTACCATATGCTGCATCCATAAAATTACTTTGACTCCTGTAAACAGGCCTGGGCATTGCAATTGAAGGGCATGCACGTGGACATGCCATATGGTAACCACGTACTGGGGAACTGTGATGAACTGGAACCTGATTACTTGAATTATCTGACAGCTGCAATGGATTATGCGGTCGTTCGACATGTGGTCTTTGATGCTTCACTGATGCTTCCCTAGTTTGCAGATGCTCATTTTGTACACTGTCTGTATATTGCATATATGCAGCTGTAGTGCTCCAGGGATTAAATGATCCATGGCCATCAGTATTAGGCATAGAATAGGCCATGAAGTTCTGACATGTCTGCAAATCCTGTGCAGATGCAAGCCCAAAACAAGCTGCAGAACGCTGTGAAGCCAACTCCAAACGGGCTAACTTATTgtgcatcacatgatccatgctgCCAAAGTGTCTTTTTCCAGCCATTTCAAATACAAGtggatattttttttcaagtCCTGCTTGTGGGTTAACTCTTTACCTgtaaaagtgaaaataaatacTGTTGTAAAAAGACATTCCCAAAAATTATTAACGACTAAGCAAGTTGTATAATATTACTATGGAATTATTAGGCAGGAAAATAATACCCCTCATTAAGACTACCGTTTTAGATGACTGTCTTAATCCCACTTGAACTGGTGGTGGATGCGTCGAAGTTACATACAGAGAATGTCCTCTACGTAACTTGGGCGCATCCACCGGCagcctaaatctatgccagctcccttggttgcatatatttagaccattttctaagtctaaaataggcgtagaaaatgataaacgaGATGGGAAGGCCAGCCCACCccttccccttttttagaccttctgCGAGCAGGAATAAATGTTGTATAtcggttagtaaatgacccccaccgtttgcatttttttttttaaaagggagcAGAGTACATTGGCAAAAATCTttgataagaaaaaacaaaacaagaaaagcTGCTTTGAAATACAGAAAACTACGAGCTAACAAACCACTTATACTGCAACATCATCTTAAGCTCTTTGTCCCCTGTTTAAGCccaattcacacgtcagtgttccacggacgCGTGCTGTACGTCTTCTCCACGGACATCGCacatacccattcattttaatgtgtgtattcacatatATGTGTTTTAGCACAGTATATTtctttagcacggatgcatgatCCATTTTGTATGTGTTAACGGATCCATGACGACCATTTAATaatctatgggtcagtgaaaaccatgGATGCAACATGGATACCATCCCTGTTTCACGGATCTTTAAGAAGATATGCttgaaattatttttatttaaatctgatttttttttttatataaaatgcattttgaggaaaatatattaccatccaaaggttattctatcatgaaataaaaatgtgttttttaattatgtagaataatcttccagaggtttttgtaaaattattgggcagtttctctgcctacaagttatcacagatgcttgaatttgactcagcagagatcacacgcctcttcacagcaaaaatgttataacatgaacagttgagaaaaataccttaatcctaacttctacaaacctatgaatacagaatcaacctaatcaaactaatatgaaaagttgttattctaaaaatcttcatctacttgcatattataagttataccagcaagaattagtttagtttatgtagaaaactatgatttaaatcaagtcttactgactagtga
The Bufo gargarizans isolate SCDJY-AF-19 chromosome 2, ASM1485885v1, whole genome shotgun sequence genome window above contains:
- the C2H15orf39 gene encoding uncharacterized protein C15orf39 homolog isoform X2, which codes for MAGKRHFGSMDHVMHNKLARLELASQRSAACFGLASAQDLQTCQNFMAYSMPNTDGHGSFNPWSTTAAYMQYTDSVQNEHLQTREASVKHQRPHVERPHNPLQLSDNSSNQVPVHHSSPVRGYHMACPRACPSIAMPRPVYRSQSNFMDAAYGTRGFQSLSSQPLCPPAVEWTSARFAQPSSPLHDSGTKKHFSTPTTYPEVAGSPSSMSQGLQEQNYVYRHRADTSRSVGVSSAYPQKDIFTDAHHSVAQQNVHLLYAESNVPLGRQRSSAFTTPSPKHSNNKPSAYQGSLDHRLGNSYSKNFNSNATDSIHHRSTELSCSTDLRESPQSLRGSSIYPQRENRMHSGYVNSELRSQTPHHDRTLQPSERPFQGNPSTHKTITDIPVCSGQMNRYVCVMSSRADKPQFDSSPTNRSLQERSAYQEQSAHASFDQQGSSSSATPIVSSHEFISGHHASRHSIALETSSLYSSIHAFEDRRVTGTQTVENTTESHSSVSNVHLKHAESTVPRPSVSRVDSQYQMNHNNVRSRYDAATLLPPNCELSGSNMVDIADPKSASISEDVCFDNPKSPPMPVINDVFSLAPYRAYLEGKAPHPFATNQESEVENIAFASAFLEAPLTEGRTEKLEGNSGIASVVNDENVEKNRNKETVQTGEDVVSMQNTDVEFGVLDLSLKKLPQTGSSSCGQPDSSCQDKGTLHTIAAENCLGKAEKQIQGTESKMFSDTSQMYTFDQKSFSSQASSKMLESSENNCSPVSYDRLSSGQEKRLSSEKLICQRQKNISQSPKTFSWQVQEYCQSVATETQKNNAQENSMSLAHKRSSNRNQEVGHPQDTKRLPSQNQNNPPSQMTECLTHQLEKNHLSQVFKSSSHNIQGSGKSHSNKGLPHQPQDKCSSKNFRQQDLSSQTLQTLPAHTLVQHPSHSNFSVFVNTMQTQTTIVPVMLASPTIYFTNSIALHTSQPPSIKRPVQNSRKPLESSQSLSSPSGSENESNGFHSSKSFMFRKYKMKKLSSSEEEPCRASTDSVSQNVSNPFPSDTVQSLPPSAPESSPALGEANVSLASVNEPSRSSSGHQFSELHRSVHRAITSSVARSHFSLLEDWLSKTKEEEMSKMPGKNKNNFRSNDPSSDLPGEDIWLAFDGVRLRLHKLLSQLETFMFTRKCPFPHVIRAGAIFIPIHLVKEVLFPELPGPAVDRVLQKHKVELRPTTLSEEKLLRETKLKDCPSRMLKLLALKQLPDIYPDLLCHFCRHTIQQELGSRTQSGLHTLNFIGLDCVK
- the C2H15orf39 gene encoding uncharacterized protein C15orf39 homolog isoform X1, whose translation is MAGKRHFGSMDHVMHNKLARLELASQRSAACFGLASAQDLQTCQNFMAYSMPNTDGHGSFNPWSTTAAYMQYTDSVQNEHLQTREASVKHQRPHVERPHNPLQLSDNSSNQVPVHHSSPVRGYHMACPRACPSIAMPRPVYRSQSNFMDAAYGTRGFQSLSSQPLCPPAVEWTSARFAQPSSPLHDSGTKKHFSTPTTYPEVAGSPSSMSQGLQEQNYVYRHRADTSRSVGVSSAYPQKDIFTDAHHSVAQQNVHLLYAESNVPLGRQRSSAFTTPSPKHSNNKPSAYQGSLDHRLGNSYSKNFNSNATDSIHHRSTELSCSTDLRESPQSLRGSSIYPQRENRMHSGYVNSELRSQTPHHDRTLQPSERPFQGNPSTHKTITDIPVCSGQMNRYVCVMSSRADKPQFDSSPTNRSLQERSAYQEQSAHASFDQQGSSSSATPIVSSHEFISGHHASRHSIALETSSLYSSIHAFEDRRVTGTQTVENTTESHSSVSNVHLKHAESTVPRPSVSRVDSQYQMNHNNVRSRYDAATLLPPNCELSGSNMVDIADPKSASISEDVCFDNPKSPPMPVINDVFSLAPYRAYLEGKAPHPFATNQESEVENIAFASAFLEAPLTEGRTEKLEGNSGIASVVNDENVEKNRNKETVQTGEDVVSMQNTDVEFGVLDLSLKKLPQTGSSSCGQPDSSCQDKGTLHTIAAENCLGKAEKQIQGTESKMFSDTSQMYTFDQKSFSSQASSKMLESSENNCSPVSYDRLSSGQEKRLSSEKLICQRQKNISQSPKTFSWQVQEYCQSVATETQKNNAQENSMSLAHKRSSNRNQEVGHPQDTKRLPSQNQNNPPSQMTECLTHQLEKNHLSQVFKSSSHNIQGSGKSHSNKGLPHQPQDKCSSKNFRQQDLSSQTLQTLPAHTLVQHPSHSNFSVFVNTMQTQTTIVPVMLASPTIYFTNSIALHTSQPPSIKRPVQNSRKPLESSQSLSSPSGSENESNGFHSSKSFMFRKYKMKKLSSSEEEPCRASTDSVSQNVSNPFPSDTVQSLPPSAPESSPALGEANVSLASVNEPSRSSSGHQFSELHRSVHRAITSSVARSHFSLLEDWLSKTKEEEMSKMPGKNKNNFRSNDPSSDLPGEDIWLAFDGVRLRLHKLLSQLETFMFTRKCPFPHVIRAGAIFIPIHLVKEVLFPELPGPAVDRVLQKHKVELRPTTLSEEKLLRETKLKDCPSRMLKLLALKQLPDIYPDLLCHFCRHTIQQELGKRSRSLEKEELKLSDSSKKEPLGASPRKFKSALILKLQRVRKHSGIHVYKTQKPKTPQKKDMLQKSPVCHKKQYRARQVLNYTKRRRRRTSKSFPNLVGRRILHLFDDGDQEVWFPGRVLRVHQRSRNPRDTQYEVWYDGEPGTRYFLELLQDYEKGWLQLDG
- the C2H15orf39 gene encoding uncharacterized protein C15orf39 homolog isoform X3; the encoded protein is MAGKRHFGSMDHVMHNKLARLELASQRSAACFGLASAQDLQTCQNFMAYSMPNTDGHGSFNPWSTTAAYMQYTDSVQNEHLQTREASVKHQRPHVERPHNPLQLSDNSSNQVPVHHSSPVRGYHMACPRACPSIAMPRPVYRSQSNFMDAAYGTRGFQSLSSQPLCPPAVEWTSARFAQPSSPLHDSGTKKHFSTPTTYPEVAGSPSSMSQGLQEQNYVYRHRADTSRSVGVSSAYPQKDIFTDAHHSVAQQNVHLLYAESNVPLGRQRSSAFTTPSPKHSNNKPSAYQGSLDHRLGNSYSKNFNSNATDSIHHRSTELSCSTDLRESPQSLRGSSIYPQRENRMHSGYVNSELRSQTPHHDRTLQPSERPFQGNPSTHKTITDIPVCSGQMNRYVCVMSSRADKPQFDSSPTNRSLQERSAYQEQSAHASFDQQGSSSSATPIVSSHEFISGHHASRHSIALETSSLYSSIHAFEDRRVTGTQTVENTTESHSSVSNVHLKHAESTVPRPSVSRVDSQYQMNHNNVRSRYDAATLLPPNCELSGSNMVDIADPKSASISEDVCFDNPKSPPMPVINDVFSLAPYRAYLEGKAPHPFATNQESEVENIAFASAFLEAPLTEGRTEKLEGNSGIASVVNDENVEKNRNKETVQTGEDVVSMQNTDVEFGVLDLSLKKLPQTGSSSCGQPDSSCQDKGTLHTIAAENCLGKAEKQIQGTESKMFSDTSQMYTFDQKSFSSQASSKMLESSENNCSPVSYDRLSSGQEKRLSSEKLICQRQKNISQSPKTFSWQVQEYCQSVATETQKNNAQENSMSLAHKRSSNRNQEVGHPQDTKRLPSQNQNNPPSQMTECLTHQLEKNHLSQVFKSSSHNIQGSGKSHSNKGLPHQPQDKCSSKNFRQQDLSSQTLQTLPAHTLVQHPSHSNFSVFVNTMQTQTTIVPVMLASPTIYFTNSIALHTSQPPSIKRPVQNSRKPLESSQSLSSPSGSENESNGFHSSKSFMFRKYKMKKLSSSEEEPCRASTDSVSQNVSNPFPSDTVQSLPPSAPESSPALGEANVSLASVNEPSRSSSGHQFSELHRSVHRAITSSVARSHFSLLEDWLSKTKEEEMSKMPGKNKNNFRSNDPSSDLPGEDIWLAFDGVRLRLHKLLSQLETFMFTRKCPFPHVIRAGAIFIPIHLVKEVLFPELPGPAVDRVLQKHKVELRPTTLSEEKLLRETKLKDCPSRMLKLLALKQLPDIYPDLLCHFCRHTIQQELGSRTQSGLHTLK